CCAAATGCACCAGCGCGTCTCGTCTCTCCTAGCCGAGAAGCTGCCCGTCACGATCGAACTGACGGCGGCTGCGAGCGTGGTCGGTCTGCTCATTGCCCTGCCGACCGGGGTGCTTGCCGCCGTGCGCCGGAACTCGGCCGTTGATCTTGGGGCGATGGGGATCGCTCTGGCCGGCGTCTCTGTTCCGTCGTTCTGGCTGGGGGTGATGCTTATCTTGCTCTTCGCCCTGCACTGGCGGATCTTCCCGTCCATCGGCTATGTGCCGGTCTCCCGGGATCCGATCGGCGCCTTGAGGCACCTGGTGCTCCCCGCGGTCACGCTGGGGCTGGGACTCGCAGGGGCCTTGACGCGCATGGTCCGGTCGGGCGTGCTGGAGGAACTCGGTCATGAGTACGTCCGCACGGCCAAGGCCAAGGGCCTGCGTTTCCCCACGGTCATCAACCGCCACGT
This DNA window, taken from bacterium, encodes the following:
- a CDS encoding ABC transporter permease, coding for MGRPRAAPPSPRWMIRYLQARVLALLLILVLMSVVVFSFLHLTPGDPVEAMLGSEVDQATKDGLRHALGLDRPLPVQYGVWMSRALRGDLGASIQMHQRVSSLLAEKLPVTIELTAAASVVGLLIALPTGVLAAVRRNSAVDLGAMGIALAGVSVPSFWLGVMLILLFALHWRIFPSIGYVPVSRDPIGALRHLVLPAVTLGLGLAGALTRMVRSGVLEELGHEYVRTAKAKGLRFPTVINRHV